The following proteins come from a genomic window of Anabas testudineus chromosome 3, fAnaTes1.2, whole genome shotgun sequence:
- the baz2ba gene encoding bromodomain adjacent to zinc finger domain protein 2B isoform X1: MESGERLASPAPTLSAARTSSPAASSSSSSSSSSSPAPHSKSSLAPSPSALGSTLTTSGRLFGAAGEQPFIGSTLSSAFPLVNHPAFGALYTAGAGRPEFGGLGSLGMSTALAAHPQLGALSEWWRAAEAHGRGTAAFLPSFIGFPPFFTPHIQPNHSASPVQIRMPGKNSHAPPKGVNGAVNGSGVCPPTTQSGSFSAGSASVQASTKATKNSDTTNTHLSSPQNNPAEVVEKPIQKPKEKKPRKKAADNSAASNSESGTSSDSSSDGSLSSDLEDLAEDDEDDDDDDEDDEEEDKHSELSDSEKRTRKNTKVLIPSTGTAKTDRPLSGERREKKDAKARKVTSNPPTLVPLPCSVSPPALSQNSPLALHGSRSRTEPQQHFSVIQSTGLAANSKPMALLTQPRRESSPSSSPIALTTSPKALASTASPKPPKLLPSSSPQHLPLSLCSSPKPLSVPSPPRSTLPLSTSPKPFGLTSSVTSSQKSSRKSPQHTVIGAAKSNKRKLLEASLAQINEFRLKQTLMSQGQTFPADQKRHQQGPNKSPKRTSLSSSPLPPAPSATPQNNHSNLFLSSALLGLPEPHHPNGVIQSTTQDAPLALITKPRKNSASQGKSPQCDSDAGSMPVNLSTGASRTQATTHAGPQSQPPTTSPNATGHGSRKNKTPKGKGQTPGLGQGQADPLSAWKGFSQNHLVQSLVDLFRGGESGIGIPGVSIPGVGIPGVGIPGTCNPTAGLPANKESDDSGDDDDDEDDDLEEEEDDEDSDDSLSESDSNSDSDISGKKAKELKLLPSGSSKKEMTPRRLTKGPELLNTSANHTATSCSPLNLQVIKTPTIVTSSSALGYHSSPGSSSYSLASPLGLGKRKRVMDEKELMTPLELGWRRETRIKSVAGRPQGEVAYYAPCGKKLRQYPDVMKYLSRNGISGITRDNFSFSAKIRVGDFYEAREGPQGLQWSLLKEEEVIPRILAMEGRRGRPPNSERQSAGEGAKGTRRRKGRPPNVGDPLAPEGPSPSEVKLLRKLEAQEIARQAAQMKLMRKLEKQALARAAKEARKQQAIMAAEERRKQKEQIKILKQQEKIKRIQQIRMEKELRAQQILEAKRKKKEEAANAKILEAEKRIKEKELRRQQAEILKHQELERHRLDMVWERERRRQHVMLMKAVEARKKAEERERLRQEKRDEKRLNKERKLEQRRLELEIARELKKPNEDMCLSDHKPLPEFSRIPGLILPGRAVSDCLMLMQFLRGFGKVLGLDLNVDVPTLGMLQEGLLNVGDSMGQVQDLLVKLLSLAVCDPGLPPGQKTKTMLGDHLTNVGINRDNVSEVLQMYMGAHCANTELAPLALSLKTKAFQAHTPAQKASILGFLANELACSKAVISEIDKNLDQMANMRKDKIIMEGKLKKLKTIYAKRTGKREASMGVEENQSVGTPSSAAKRKRKLGGDSDDDDDDDDDSDDQAEEDEDEEEEDMKKVKKVETYDEDDVDQATSLEELEKQIEKLAKQHHQTRRKLFEISHSLRSMMYGQDRYRRRYWVLPHCGGVFIEAMESGEAPEELEEERQRRRRAAEEVKVKEEPQEIELQKEKPTNHDGQSIRTQGLEQQKEDEKEHEGKKNSPALFYQQPGCVSKLCTVRDVHKDISRETVKAEGKESSHVRQNGSPMGNNTATILTSSSPTHNTSEAAVATTSSMVTADDTTNIPPPASASLAVPCLAPRESPGNTPPTSSPVPSPHLSFQANDQLLRVLTERSGHWFSLLPRNPCDLSSITTTPPGAPRMSPPQESSTPARPKSPPPSPALPLTPSAASASASPHHPAGLLNYPLSAFQVKSGGSLLGVSFGSWPSGMISPSLPLCSSPNPMLGHSLEGNTAASVSSKSESPLPRIEKTSSMPSPALEMPKSLDHSMPRPIPEEMLTGWWRVSDIEELRALVSALHTRGIREKGLQRQMQKYMEIIPQVCTKHKDVAMIELRELEESQVSVESVRGWCVEEQAMEMDIAVLQQVEELERKVTAASLQVKQGWTYPDPQSEREDLVYYEHKPPTTKSMAASTNGGDKDSKDSKEHPDERGEKGGLMRHPDNPLDIAVTRLADLERNIERRYLRSPLGTTIQIRLDNVGTVTVPAPAPSTSADREGGEEEVAHGMKVWRRALSEVRSAAQLAMCIQQLQKSIAWERSIMKVYCQMCKKGDNEDLLLLCDGCDKGCHTYCHKPKITSIPEGDWYCPACISKASGPSPKSKKPPSKPVAASAGGGKKGGEAKKNGKQTGNGDVSEDDSASATSTPKKGAKDTSRKRKTEETSPVLSASNQESPVCVKRAKTARDNNRDLGLCRVLLAELERHQDAWPFLTPVNLKSVPGYKKVIKKPMDFSTIREKLVSSQYQNLETFIIDVNLVFDNCEKFNEDNSDIGRAGHNMRKFFEKRWTELLKQTN, from the exons ATGGAGTCTGGAGAGCGGCTGGCCTCCCCTGCGCCCACCCTGTCTGCTGCTCGCACCTCCTCCCCTGcggcctcttcctcctcctcttcttcctcttcgtCATCCCCCGCTCCCCACTCTAAGAGCAGTCTGGCCCCGAGCCCTTCAGCACTGGGATCCACCCTCACCACCTCTG GCCGTCTGTTTGGAGCAGCAGGAGAGCAGCCATTCATTGGCTCCACATTGTCAAGTGCCTTCCCTCTGGTCAACCACCCAGCCTTCGGAGCCCTCTACACTGCCGGAGCGGGCAGGCCTGAGTTTGGAGGCCTGGGCTCCCTGGGCATGTCAACTGCTCTGGCTGCTCACCCCCAGTTAGGAGCTCTTTCTG AGTGGTGGCGAGCTGCTGAAGCCCATGGACGGGGAACTGCTGCCTTTCTCCCTTCTTTCATTGGCTTCCCTCCATTCTTCACCCCTCACATTCAGCCAAACCACAGCGCCAGTCCTGTCCAGATCAGGATGCCCGGCAAGAATAGCCATGCCCCACCCAAAG GGGTGAATGGGGCAGTGAACGGTAGTGGCGTCTGTCCTCCCACCACACAGTCAGGGAGCTTTTCTGCAGGTTCGGCCTCTGTTCAGGCATCGACCAAGGCAACCAAAAATTCAGACACCACTAATACTCACCTTAGCAGCCCTCAGAACAATCCAGCAGAAGTGGTGGAAAAGCCAATTCAGAAACCTAAAGAGAAG AAGCCACGAAAGAAGGCAGCAGACAATTCTGCGGCAAGCAACAGTGAATCAGGAACATCCTCGGACAGCTCAAGTGACGGGTCCCTCAGCAGTGATCTGGAAGACTTAgcagaggatgatgaagatgatgatgacgacgatgaggatgatgaagaagaggacaAACACAGTGAATTATCCGACTCTGAGAAGCGGACAAGGAAGaacacaaag GTTTTGATACCCAGCACTGGAACTGCAAAAACTGACAGACCACTCTCTGGGGAGCGCCGGGAAAAGAAAGACGCCAAAGCCCGGAAGGTCACCTCCAACCCCCCAACCCTTGTGCCCTTACCCTGCTCTGTCTCCCCTCCTGCCTTGTCCCAAAACTCTCCTCTGGCCCTGCACGGCTCCAGATCCCGGACAGAGCCACAGCAACACTTCAGTGTGATTCAGTCCACTGGCCTGGCTGCCAACTCAAAACCCATGGCACTCCTTACTCAGCCCCGCAGGGAGTCTTCACCGTCTTCCTCCCCCATAGCCCTCACCACATCTCCAAAGGCACTTGCCAGCACGGCATCTCCCAAACCTCCTAAACtgctgccctcctcctcccctcagcacctgcccctctctctctgctcttcccCTAAACCTCTCTCTGTTCCCTCTCCACCCCGCTCAACTCTTCCTCTGTCTACCTCCCCAAAACCTTTTGGTTTGACCTCATCTGTAACAAGCTCTCAGAAGTCCTCACGGAAGTCACCTCAGCACACCGTCATCGGCGCTGCCAAATCCAACAAAAGGAAACTGCTGGAAGCTTCACTTGCGCAGATCAATGAGTTCAGGCTCAAACAG aCTCTCATGTCCCAAGGGCAGACGTTCCCAGCTGACCAAAAGAGGCACCAGCAGGGGCCAAACAAGTCTCCCAAGAGGACGTCTCTGTCTTCATCGCCATTGCCACCCGCTCCGTCTGCTACACCCCAGAACAATCACTCCAACCTCTTCCTCTCGAGTGCCCTGCTAGGGCTCCCTGAACCACACCACCCCAATGGAGTCATCCAAAGTACCACTCAGGACGCACCTTTGGCCCTCATCACCAAACCTCGCAAAAACTCTGCCTCTCAAGGTAAGTCCCCTCAGTGTGACTCCGATGCTGGGTCCATGCCTGTCAATCTGAGCACAGGGGCGAGTAGGACCCAAGCAACTACCCATGCTGGGCCTCAGTCACAGCCCCCCACTACCTCACCCAATGCCACAGGCCATGGATCCAGGAAGAACAAGACCCCGAAGGGTAAGGGACAGACACCAGGGCTCGGGCAGGGACAAGCAGACCCTTTATCTGCCTGGAAGGGCTTCTCTCAGAACCACCTGGTACAGTCTCTAGTGGATTTGTTTCGTGGAGGAGAGTCTGGGATTGGGATTCCTGGAGTTAGTATCCCTGGAGTCGGAATTCCTGGAGTGGGGATCCCTGGTACATGTAACCCCACAGCTGGTCTCCCTGCTAACAAGGAATCTGATGACtcaggagatgatgatgatgatgaggatgatgaccttgaggaggaggaggacgatgaAGACTCAGATGATAGTCTGTCAG AGTCTGACAGCAACTCAGACAGTGACATCTCCGGAAAGAAAGCGAAGGAGCTAAAGCTGCTGCCGTCTGGATCATCTAAGAAGGAGATGACTCCCCGCAGGCTAACCAAAGGCCCAGAACTACTGAACACCTCAGCCAATCACACCGCCACCAGCTGCTCCCCTCTCAACCTACAGGTCATCAAGACTCCCACCATTGTCACCAGCTCCAGTGCCTTGGGCTATCACAGCTCTCCGGGCTCATCGTCCTACAGCCTAGCCTCTCCATTAG gcttggggaagagaaagagggtgATGGACGAGAAGGAACTAATGACTCCTCTGGAGCTGGG GTGGCGGAGAGAAACGAGAATCAAATCTGTGGCTGGGCGCCCACAGGGAGAGGTGGCCTACTACGCCCCGTGTGGCAAGAAACTAAGGCAGTACCCAGATGTGATGAAG TATCTATCCAGAAATGGAATAAGTGGCATCACGCGTGATAATTTTAGCTTCAGTGCAAAGATAAGGGTTGGTGACTTCTATGAAGCCAGAGAAGGACCCCAG GGTTTACAGTGGAGCCTGTTAAAGGAAGAGGAGGTCATTCCTCGTATTTTGGCGATGGAAGGCCGTAGGGGGCGCCCTCCAAATTCAGAGCGCCAGTCGGCGGGCGAAGGCGCTAAAGGTACTCGACGGAGGAAGGGGCGACCCCCTAATGTGGGTGATCCATTGGCACCTGAGGGCCCCAGTCCAAGTGAGGTCAAACTTCTGCGCAAACTAGAGGCTCAAG AAATAGCCCGACAGGCTGCACAGATGAAACTGATGAGAAAACTGGAAAAGCAGGCGCTGGCACGTGCTGCCAAAGAAGCTCGGAAACAGCAGG CTATCATGGCAGCAGAGGAGCGGAGGAAGCAGAAAGAACAGATCAAGATTCTCAAGCAGCAG gaaaagATCAAGCGTATTCAGCAGATTCGTATGGAGAAGGAACTCAGAGCACAGCAAATTTTGGAG GCCAAAcggaaaaagaaggaagaagccGCCAATGCTAAAATACTGGAGGCTGAAAAACGGATAAAG GAGAAAGAGTTGAGGAGACAGCAGGCAGAGATTCTCAAACACCAG GAGTTGGAGAGGCATAGACTAGATATGGTATGg gagagggagagaaggcgGCAACATGTAATGCTGATGAAGGCTGTTGAGGCTCGCAAGAAAGCAGAG GAGCGTGAACGCTTGCGGCAGGAGAAAAGGGACGAGAAGCGTCTGAACAAAGAGCGTAAACTGGAGCAACGGAGGCTTGAGCTGGAGATAGCGAGGGAACTGAAGAAGCCAAATGAAGACATGTGTCTGTCTGATCATAAG CCTCTGCCCGAGTTCTCCCGGATTCCCGGACTTATCCTGCCAGGACGTGCCGTGTCGGACTGCCTGATGCTTATGCAGTTCCTGCGGGGCTTTGGGAAGGTTTTGGGGCTTGATTTGAATGTGGATGTGCCCACACTGGGCATGCTGCAGGAGGGCTTGCTCAATGTTGGGGACAGCATGGGCCAAGTCCAAGACCTTCTGGTCAAACTGCTTTCTCTGGCAGTCTGTGATCCTGGTTTACCTCCTGGGCAAAAG ACTAAAACCATGCTGGGGGACCACCTGACCAACGTTGGCATCAACAGGGATAATGTTTCTGAGGTGCTACAGATGTACATGGGAGCCCATTGTGCCAATACAGAACTGGCTCCTCTGGCCCTCAGTCTGAAGACTAAGGCCTTCCAGGCACACACGCCTGCTCAGAAAGCCTCAATCCTGGGTTTTCTCGCTAACGAGCTCGCCTGCAGCAAAGCCGTTATCAG TGAGATTGACAAGAACCTGGATCAGATGGCAAACATGAGGAAAGACAAGATCATTATGGAGGGAAAACTGAAGAA GTTGAAAACCATTTACGCCAAACGTACTGGGAAAAGGGAGGCCAGTATGGGTGTGGAAGAAAACCAGTCTGTTGGCACGCCTTCCTCTGCCGCCAAGCGCAAGAGAAAGTTGGGTGgagacagtgatgatgatgacgacgacgatGACGACAGCGATGACCAGGCagaggaggacgaggatgaggaggaggaagacatgAAGAAGGTTAAAAAGGTGGAGACATATGatgag GATGATGTTGACCAGGCCACCAGTCTCgaggagctggagaaacagATAGAGAAATTAGCCaag CAACATCATCAGACCAGAAGAAAGCTGTTTGAGATATCTCATTCTCTGCGCTCCATGATGTATGGCCAGGACCGTTACCGCCGCCGATACTGGGTGCTTCCCCACTGTGGAGGAGTCTTCATTGAAGCCATGGAGAGTGGCGAAG CTCCAGAGGAACTCGAGGAGGAgcgacagaggaggaggagagcagcagaggaggtcAAGGTCAAAGAAGAACCTCAGGAGATTGAGTTGCAGAAGGAGAAACCCACCAACCATGATGGGCAGAGCATCCGAACACAAGGCTTAGAGCAACAGAAAGAAGACGAAAAGGAGCACGAAGGGAAGAAAAACTCCCCGGCTCTCTTCTACCAGCAACCAGGCTGTGTATCCAAACTGTGCACAGTCCGCGATGTGCACAAGGACATTAGCAGAGAAACTGTGAAGGCAGAGGGCAAGGAGAGTTCCCATGTGAGACAGAACGGCAGCCCCATGGGCAATAACACTGCTACCATACTAACATCATCCTCCCCTACTCATAATACCTCTGAGGCAGCAGTAGCAACAACCTCCTCCATGGTGACTGCTGATGACACTACAAACATCCCTCCCCCAGCCTCAGCTTCTTTAGCCGTACCTTGTCTAGCCCCACGTGAAAGCCCAGGGAACACCCCTCCAACTTCATCCCCTGTCCCATCTCCACACCTCTCATTCCAAGCCAACGACCAGCTGCTCAGAGTCCTGACAGAGAGGAGCGGACACTGGTTCAGTCTGCTCCCACGCAACCCCTGTGACCTCTCTTCCATCACCACAACTCCTCCAGGAGCACCCCGCATGTCTCCTCCTCAGGAGTCCTCCACTCCAGCCAGACCCAAGTCCCCACCTCCGTCCCCTGCCCTGCCTCTAACACCTTCTGCTGCCTCAGCCTCTGCCAGCCCACACCACCCAGCTGGCCTCCTCAACTACCCACTATCAGCCTTCCAG GTTAAGTCAGGTGGTTCATTGCTAGGAGTTTCTTTTGGGAGCTGGCCCAGCGGTATGATTAGTCCCAGCCTGCCTCTGTGCAGCAGCCCCAACCCCATGCTGGGTCATTCTCTAGagggaaacacagcagcaagtGTCTCCAGTAAGAGTGAATCACCTTTACCTCGCATTGAGAAAACTTCATCCATGCCCTCTCCTGCTCTGGAAATGCCCAAATCCCTTGACCACTCCATGCCTCGGCCCATCCCAGAAG AGATGCTGACAGGGTGGTGGCGGGTGTCTGACATTGAAGAGCTGAGGGCTTTAGTCAGTGCTCTCCACACCCGAGGCATCAGAGAGAAGGGCCTCCAGAGGCAGATGCAGAAATACATGGAAATCATCCCCCAGGTCTGCACCAAACACAAAGACG TGGCCATGATCGAGCTGCGTGAACTGGAGGAAAGCCAGGTCAGTGTGGAGTCGGTGCGAGGCTGGTGTGTTGAGGAGCAGGCTATGGAGATGGACATTGCTGTGCTGCAACAGGTAGAGGAACTGGAGAGGAAGGTCACAGCAGCCAGCCTGCAAGTGAAG CAGGGCTGGACATATCCTGACCCTCAGTCTGAGAGGGAGGACCTGGTGTATTACGAGCACAAGCCCCCCACCACCAAATCCATGGCAGCGTCCACAAACGGAGGAGACAAGGACTCCAAGGACTCCAAGGAGCATCCAGATGAGCGAGGAGAGAAGGGCGGGTTGATGCGTCACCCGGACAACCCGTTGGACATAGCAGTGACACGTCTGGCTGATCTGGAACGCAACATCGAGAGAAGGTACCTGAGGAGCCCCTTAGGTACCACCATTCAGATCAGGCTGGATAATGTGGGTACGGTCACTGTCCCTGCCCCCGCCCCATCCACTAGTGCTGACAGGGAAGG TGGTGAGGAAGAAGTGGCCCATGGGATGAAGGTTTGGAGAAGGGCCTTGAGTGAAGTGCGCAGTGCTGCCCAGTTGGCCATGTGTATCCAGCAACTGCAGAAGTCTATCGCCTGGGAGCGTTCCATCATGAAAGTG TACTGTCAGATGTGCAAGAAGGGAGATAATGAGGAccttctcctgctgtgtgatgGCTGTGACAAAGGCTGCCACACTTACTGTCACAAACCCAAGATTACCAGTATCCCAGAGGGTGACTGGTACTGCCCAGCCTGCATATCCAAG GCAAGTGGTCCATCCCCAAAAAGCAAAAAACCTCCAAGCAAACCAGTAGCAGCCAGTGCAGGAGGTGGTAAGAAAGGTGGAGAGGCGAAGAAGAATGGGAAGCAGACAGGCAATGGCGATGTGTCTGAGGATGACTCAGCCAGTGCCACCAGCACGCCCAAGAAAGGTGCAAAAGACAccagcaggaagaggaaaacagaggagacCTCCCCTGTTCTGTCAGCATCCAATCAGGAGAGCCCTGTATGTGTGAAGCGAGCCAAGACGGCTAGAGACAACAACAGGGACTTGGGTTTATGCAG GGTACTCCTTGCTGAGTTGGAGCGGCATCAGGATGCATGGCCTTTTCTCACTCCCGTCAACCTGAAATCGGTCCCTGGCTACAAGAAGGTCATCAAGAAGCCGATGGACTTCTCCACTATACGTGAGAAGCTTGTGAGCAGCCA gtatCAAAACCTGGAGACTTTCATCATTGACGTTAACTTGGTTTTTGATAACTGCGAAAAATTCAATGAAGACAACTC